A region of Reichenbachiella carrageenanivorans DNA encodes the following proteins:
- a CDS encoding FadR/GntR family transcriptional regulator, translated as MKISLIEKDAKRILQNEVICNIRDLINAKHLERGDKLPSERIMSEKFGVKRNHIREAIRKLEFYGVIKSVSQSGTILAIGLTGFNGIIDEIVSLDAPSFSELVETRISLELKMVSLAAQRRSETDLKKMREALEAFKAKITQGKDYLEEDLLFHLAIAKASKNSTMVSLMLLLTPPILSTYERDTVCEGDQVITEIKKHEDVYKAIASSDPTLATKMMNVHFIKLSKYLEDQKGII; from the coding sequence GTGAAGATAAGTTTGATCGAAAAAGATGCGAAAAGAATCCTGCAGAATGAAGTCATCTGTAATATTCGAGATTTGATTAACGCTAAGCATTTAGAACGTGGAGACAAATTGCCTTCTGAAAGGATCATGTCTGAAAAGTTTGGGGTAAAAAGAAACCATATAAGAGAGGCCATTAGAAAATTGGAGTTTTATGGCGTCATAAAATCAGTTTCTCAAAGCGGTACCATTCTGGCCATTGGCCTCACCGGGTTCAATGGCATAATAGATGAAATTGTTTCCCTAGATGCGCCTTCTTTTAGTGAGCTTGTAGAAACTCGAATATCCTTGGAGTTGAAGATGGTTTCGTTGGCCGCTCAACGACGGTCAGAGACAGATCTAAAAAAGATGCGTGAGGCACTTGAGGCCTTCAAGGCCAAAATCACACAAGGGAAAGATTACTTAGAGGAAGACCTGCTGTTTCATTTAGCCATTGCAAAAGCTAGTAAAAACAGCACGATGGTCTCACTGATGCTTTTATTGACTCCGCCTATTCTCTCCACCTACGAAAGAGACACCGTTTGTGAGGGGGATCAAGTAATTACCGAAATCAAAAAACATGAAGATGTGTATAAAGCCATTGCATCTAGTGACCCAACACTTGCTACCAAAATGATGAATGTACACTTCATCAAATTATCAAAATATTTAGAAGACCAAAAAGGAATAATATGA
- a CDS encoding Nramp family divalent metal transporter — MTASDNKKSLLKKIISIILGFGPGIFAIGYTIGTGSVTSMIVAGSTFGMQLLWVLFLSCLFSGILMFAYGNYALVTGETALYGFKKHLKFGKLIAILIILGISFGQWNSLMGILGISSNIIFEILALNFSGLTPYKYEIILSVAITIIVTFYLLMLVGKYTFFEKILVVFVSFMGLSFIISFFFVQPHGIDVVKGLIPTIPDVPGGKMLVAAFVGTTMAAATFLSRPLFIQGKGWTIANLDQQKKDSITAAVLIFVISGVIMAVAAGALFYEGKKVTQVIDMASTLEPVAGKWAVTIFFCGALSAGLSSIFPCLLIAPLLVADYQSGTLDTSSKQFRIITAIACLVALIGPAFGANPIQIQILSQVFNVFVLPIVILGIILMLSNKKVMKDYKTSLGVYIGMYAALFFSLVISYNGTIALMGYFQ, encoded by the coding sequence ATGACAGCATCGGACAATAAGAAGTCATTGTTAAAAAAGATTATTTCAATAATCTTGGGATTTGGCCCTGGTATTTTTGCCATAGGCTACACCATAGGCACAGGTAGTGTCACTTCCATGATTGTCGCGGGCAGTACGTTTGGTATGCAATTGCTATGGGTACTTTTTCTAAGCTGTTTGTTTTCTGGCATTCTCATGTTTGCCTATGGCAACTATGCCTTAGTGACGGGAGAAACAGCCCTATATGGTTTTAAAAAACATCTAAAATTCGGCAAGCTTATCGCCATCTTAATTATTCTAGGCATTTCATTTGGCCAATGGAATTCCTTAATGGGGATATTAGGCATCTCATCCAATATCATATTTGAAATATTAGCGCTCAATTTCTCGGGGTTAACACCTTATAAATATGAAATCATATTAAGTGTTGCTATTACGATCATAGTGACCTTTTACCTGTTGATGCTAGTGGGCAAGTACACCTTTTTCGAGAAGATACTTGTGGTATTTGTCAGCTTCATGGGCTTGTCTTTTATTATTTCATTCTTTTTCGTACAGCCACATGGCATAGATGTAGTGAAAGGATTGATCCCTACGATTCCAGATGTGCCTGGTGGCAAAATGTTGGTCGCTGCCTTTGTGGGCACCACCATGGCGGCCGCTACATTTTTGTCTCGTCCATTATTTATACAAGGCAAGGGATGGACTATCGCCAATTTGGATCAACAAAAAAAGGACTCCATTACGGCAGCCGTTCTGATATTTGTGATCAGTGGTGTGATCATGGCCGTCGCTGCTGGTGCATTGTTTTACGAAGGGAAGAAAGTAACTCAAGTAATAGATATGGCCAGTACCCTGGAGCCAGTGGCCGGTAAGTGGGCCGTTACGATTTTCTTTTGTGGTGCCTTGAGTGCTGGCTTATCATCCATTTTCCCTTGTCTATTGATCGCCCCGTTGTTAGTTGCGGATTATCAATCGGGCACTTTAGATACCAGTTCAAAACAGTTTCGCATCATCACAGCCATAGCTTGCCTAGTGGCCTTGATCGGGCCTGCATTTGGTGCCAACCCCATACAAATCCAAATACTCTCCCAAGTTTTCAACGTCTTTGTGTTGCCCATAGTCATACTTGGCATCATACTCATGCTGAGTAATAAAAAAGTAATGAAAGATTATAAAACAAGTCTAGGCGTGTACATCGGGATGTATGCTGCCCTGTTCTTTTCGCTGGTGATCTCATACAATGGCACCATCGCACTGATGGGGTATTTTCAATAG
- the gndA gene encoding NADP-dependent phosphogluconate dehydrogenase translates to MNQIKPHIIFLMGVSGVGKSTIGSLLAETLNIPFFDGDDYHPEQNIQKMSQGKSLNDDDRFGWLQSLNQIAFEASQNKGCVMVCSALKESYREILSKNIEAYSKWIFLNGSFEQIKKRINNRSGHFMSSDLLQSQFDILEAPKYAINVDISLTPKKMVEVISKQLSEKSAFGLFGLGVMGKSLARNLASKGFDISLFNRHVDGQEEDVAKNFKDEFEELSTALAFDDVALFVNSLQKPRKVMLMVNAGKTVDGVIEDLLPFLENGDIIIDGGNSNFNDTKKRFDYLASKNIRFVGTGVSGGEEGALKGPSIMPGGDLEAYKEVQPYLETIAAKDANDLPCCTFIGTEGSGHFVKMVHNGIEYVEMQLLAEVFTILKAKGHNPDQIADILASWKATTNSYLLEITIDILRKKEGNDWLVNRIMDKAGNKGTGNWTTISSTQLGVPSTMITSALFARYTSFYKEERIEANRNFAPNNTPNLNFSAEELLEAYHFARLMNHYQGFKLIQEASLSNNWGLNLSELSRIWTNGCIIRSDFMMELVSIFKVSDNLLKNDEIIQRIKALKPSAQKVTSQCILNEVAAPNLIESISFLNSFSVANSSANLLQAQRDYFGAHTYQRNDDHTNKFYHTDWINN, encoded by the coding sequence ATGAATCAAATAAAACCGCATATCATATTTCTCATGGGCGTTTCGGGTGTTGGGAAAAGCACGATTGGAAGCCTACTAGCAGAAACGCTCAACATTCCGTTTTTTGATGGTGATGATTACCACCCTGAGCAAAATATCCAAAAAATGTCGCAGGGGAAATCCCTCAATGACGACGACAGATTCGGATGGCTACAGTCTTTGAATCAAATCGCCTTCGAAGCATCACAAAACAAAGGCTGTGTGATGGTATGCTCAGCACTGAAAGAAAGCTATCGGGAAATATTGAGCAAAAACATTGAAGCGTATTCGAAGTGGATATTCTTAAACGGTTCATTTGAGCAAATCAAAAAGAGAATAAATAATCGTAGTGGGCATTTTATGAGTTCAGATTTGCTCCAGTCTCAGTTTGACATTTTGGAAGCCCCCAAGTATGCGATTAATGTAGATATAAGTTTAACTCCTAAAAAAATGGTAGAAGTGATAAGTAAACAATTGTCAGAAAAGTCAGCGTTTGGTTTGTTTGGCTTGGGGGTGATGGGTAAAAGCCTCGCCAGAAATCTTGCAAGCAAAGGATTTGATATTTCTCTATTCAATAGACACGTGGATGGCCAAGAAGAAGATGTGGCTAAAAACTTCAAAGATGAGTTTGAAGAGTTATCAACCGCCCTTGCATTTGACGATGTAGCACTTTTCGTCAATTCACTCCAAAAGCCTCGAAAGGTTATGTTGATGGTGAATGCTGGTAAGACTGTAGATGGTGTGATTGAAGACCTTTTGCCTTTTTTAGAGAATGGAGACATTATCATAGACGGGGGCAATTCGAACTTTAATGATACGAAGAAAAGATTTGACTATTTAGCATCCAAAAACATTCGATTCGTAGGGACAGGAGTTTCGGGTGGAGAAGAAGGAGCCTTGAAAGGCCCCTCTATCATGCCGGGTGGCGACCTGGAAGCTTATAAAGAAGTGCAGCCCTATCTGGAAACGATAGCAGCCAAAGATGCCAATGACTTACCTTGTTGTACTTTCATCGGTACAGAAGGCAGTGGCCATTTTGTAAAAATGGTACACAATGGGATTGAGTATGTAGAAATGCAACTGTTGGCAGAAGTCTTCACTATCCTAAAAGCAAAGGGTCATAACCCAGACCAAATCGCCGATATTTTAGCGTCTTGGAAAGCAACTACCAATAGTTATTTATTAGAAATCACTATTGATATCCTTAGAAAAAAGGAAGGCAACGACTGGTTAGTGAATCGCATCATGGACAAAGCTGGAAATAAAGGCACGGGCAACTGGACTACCATATCATCTACTCAACTCGGAGTGCCAAGTACCATGATTACTTCGGCACTATTCGCACGATACACCTCATTTTATAAAGAAGAACGCATAGAGGCCAATAGAAATTTTGCACCAAACAACACCCCAAACCTGAATTTCAGTGCTGAAGAGCTCTTGGAAGCCTATCATTTTGCCAGATTAATGAATCACTACCAAGGCTTTAAACTGATCCAAGAAGCATCCCTGAGCAATAATTGGGGATTGAACTTAAGCGAGTTGTCCAGGATATGGACCAACGGCTGTATTATTCGATCAGACTTTATGATGGAATTGGTCTCCATTTTCAAAGTGTCAGACAACTTATTGAAAAATGATGAAATCATTCAAAGAATCAAAGCTTTGAAACCAAGCGCCCAGAAAGTGACTTCACAGTGTATACTCAATGAGGTGGCTGCTCCGAACCTTATTGAATCGATTAGCTTTTTAAACAGCTTCTCGGTTGCAAATTCATCAGCAAATTTATTGCAGGCACAACGCGATTACTTTGGCGCACATACCTACCAAAGAAATGATGACCACACCAATAAGTTCTATCACACAGATTGGATCAACAACTAA
- a CDS encoding UDP-2,3-diacylglucosamine diphosphatase — protein sequence MRPKKLRKRKVDILVLSDIHLGTYGCRAKELLNYLRSVSPKQVILNGDIIDIWQFSKRYWPKSHMKVVSHLFKWMSKGVKMHYITGNHDEMLRKFEGFKVGSFRLQNKLVLDLDGEKVWVFHGDVFDVTMQHSRWLTKLGAIGYDTLILINQVVNAISEFFGKGRISLSKKVKNSVKGAVKFINKFEETATTIAAENGYKYVMCGHIHHPEIKAYETEHGQVTYLNSGDWIENLSSLEYNKGEWTIYKYRDEEYAHHAADDTHHEQDYMSDATPKELYGRMLQEMLIVAPKN from the coding sequence ATGCGACCCAAGAAGCTGAGAAAGAGAAAAGTAGATATACTGGTCTTATCGGATATACACCTAGGTACTTACGGATGCAGAGCCAAAGAACTGCTCAACTACCTACGAAGTGTTTCTCCCAAGCAAGTCATCCTTAATGGAGATATTATTGATATCTGGCAATTCAGTAAGCGCTATTGGCCCAAGAGCCACATGAAGGTGGTTAGCCATTTGTTTAAATGGATGTCTAAAGGTGTGAAAATGCACTACATCACAGGTAATCATGACGAAATGTTGCGAAAATTCGAAGGCTTCAAAGTGGGTTCTTTTCGGCTACAAAACAAACTAGTCCTAGACTTGGATGGAGAAAAAGTATGGGTGTTTCATGGCGACGTATTCGACGTGACTATGCAACACTCTCGATGGTTGACTAAGCTTGGAGCTATTGGTTATGATACTTTGATTCTTATCAATCAAGTGGTCAATGCCATTAGTGAGTTTTTTGGGAAAGGCCGAATTTCATTATCCAAAAAAGTAAAAAACAGCGTAAAAGGAGCCGTCAAATTCATCAACAAATTTGAGGAAACCGCCACGACAATAGCTGCCGAAAATGGCTACAAATATGTAATGTGCGGGCATATACACCATCCAGAAATTAAAGCATACGAGACCGAACATGGACAGGTGACTTATCTCAACTCTGGGGATTGGATCGAAAACTTGTCCTCTCTAGAGTACAATAAAGGAGAATGGACGATTTATAAGTACAGAGATGAAGAGTATGCGCATCATGCCGCAGATGATACGCATCACGAGCAAGACTATATGTCTGATGCTACACCCAAAGAGCTGTATGGTAGGATGCTACAGGAGATGCTGATCGTGGCACCCAAAAACTGA
- a CDS encoding glycosyltransferase family protein, with protein MKILYAIQGTGNGHLSRAKDVIPALMKRAQVDILISGVQADIDLPFPVKYKYKGLSFIFGKSGGVDMMATYKANRVRRVWNEIKSCPVKDYDLVINDFEPISAWACRLKGVKCIGLSHQSALRSKKVPVPTHSDPMGWAVLKFYAPCNSYYSFHFRKYDDQIFTPIIRTEIREQEMSDEGHYTVYLPAYGDKKLIKVLSEVKNAEWQVFSKHTKEAYEVGNVKIEPIHAERFSKSMASATGVLCGAGFETPAEALYLNKKLLVIPMKRQYEQHFNAEGLKDLGVPVLKKLNKKNAKNIKKWVKSDQHVPVHYPDETQFIIDKVLEAHIQSELTPVVTKPSFFSFLKLKLS; from the coding sequence ATGAAAATATTGTATGCGATACAAGGTACTGGCAATGGTCACTTGAGCCGTGCCAAGGATGTGATCCCAGCATTGATGAAACGTGCACAAGTGGATATATTGATCAGCGGGGTACAGGCTGATATTGATCTCCCGTTTCCAGTAAAGTATAAATACAAAGGCCTCAGTTTTATTTTTGGAAAAAGTGGAGGTGTGGATATGATGGCTACTTACAAAGCCAACCGTGTGAGAAGAGTCTGGAACGAAATCAAAAGCTGTCCAGTCAAAGACTATGATTTGGTTATCAATGACTTTGAGCCAATCTCGGCTTGGGCTTGTCGTTTGAAGGGCGTGAAGTGCATCGGGCTGAGTCACCAGAGTGCTCTGCGCTCCAAGAAGGTACCCGTACCCACTCATAGCGACCCGATGGGCTGGGCCGTGCTCAAATTTTATGCACCGTGCAATAGCTACTATAGCTTTCACTTTAGAAAATACGATGACCAGATTTTTACTCCAATCATTAGAACAGAGATTAGAGAACAAGAGATGTCTGACGAAGGACACTATACCGTATATCTGCCCGCTTATGGGGACAAGAAACTCATCAAGGTACTATCTGAAGTGAAAAATGCAGAATGGCAAGTATTTTCTAAGCATACCAAAGAGGCCTATGAGGTAGGCAACGTGAAAATAGAGCCGATCCATGCCGAGCGATTTAGTAAGAGCATGGCATCTGCTACGGGCGTGCTTTGTGGTGCTGGTTTTGAGACACCAGCAGAAGCCTTGTACCTCAATAAGAAACTACTGGTGATTCCGATGAAGCGTCAGTACGAGCAACATTTCAACGCAGAGGGACTCAAAGATTTGGGAGTACCCGTGTTGAAAAAACTAAATAAGAAAAACGCAAAAAATATCAAAAAGTGGGTAAAGTCGGATCAGCACGTACCTGTGCACTACCCCGACGAAACACAATTCATCATTGACAAAGTGCTGGAAGCGCACATTCAGTCTGAACTGACACCTGTAGTAACTAAACCCAGCTTTTTTTCCTTTTTAAAATTGAAATTATCCTAA